In a single window of the Coprothermobacter proteolyticus DSM 5265 genome:
- a CDS encoding PIN domain-containing protein, with protein MRFLRFFRGLFYSFIAFILLYVLVGFIPLQLLKENQNIVLGVLAAIALAVGYGFLSTFDKWIEQAFQRAASFSFQQFQYIGVGIILANIVGVPILIPLIYAGEHALGVAILVVLDVLAIWGAIFIFRVRERREGITTDQPEFVLDTSVLVDGRILDIMNLDLLKGRVVVPSFVVDEIRQLADSTDPVKRDKGQRALKVLEQLKASSKRLALVDYTPRGVKGVDDALIQYARDRKATIVTLDSNLAKIARLHNTDVINFSEVFLALRPNINVGDELTIKIVKEGKIRQQGVGFLDDGTMVVVEDAADLIGSTVRVVVTNVHVSDTGKIIFTKVAD; from the coding sequence ATGCGTTTTTTACGTTTTTTTAGAGGTTTATTCTATTCTTTCATCGCATTTATTTTGCTTTATGTTCTAGTTGGTTTTATTCCTTTGCAGCTTCTAAAGGAAAACCAAAATATTGTGCTAGGTGTTTTGGCTGCGATAGCACTTGCAGTAGGGTACGGCTTCTTATCCACCTTTGACAAATGGATTGAACAGGCTTTTCAGCGAGCTGCCTCTTTCTCTTTTCAACAATTCCAGTACATTGGTGTTGGCATTATTTTAGCGAACATAGTTGGAGTACCTATTTTGATACCTCTCATATATGCTGGCGAGCATGCCTTGGGTGTAGCTATCTTGGTGGTACTTGATGTTTTGGCCATATGGGGCGCAATCTTTATCTTTAGAGTTAGAGAACGAAGAGAAGGAATAACAACCGACCAGCCCGAATTTGTTTTGGATACATCTGTACTAGTAGATGGACGTATTTTGGATATCATGAATTTGGACTTGCTCAAAGGTAGAGTTGTGGTACCTTCCTTTGTTGTTGATGAGATAAGGCAACTGGCTGACAGCACAGACCCAGTCAAGCGGGATAAAGGTCAAAGAGCATTGAAAGTGTTAGAACAACTAAAGGCGTCGAGCAAGCGTCTTGCACTGGTGGATTATACACCCCGAGGGGTAAAGGGCGTTGATGACGCGTTAATCCAATATGCTCGTGACAGGAAAGCCACCATTGTGACCTTGGACTCTAATTTAGCAAAGATTGCCCGTTTACATAACACAGATGTGATTAATTTCAGTGAAGTGTTCTTAGCTCTGCGCCCGAACATTAACGTAGGAGATGAACTTACCATAAAGATTGTAAAAGAAGGAAAAATTCGTCAGCAAGGAGTAGGGTTCTTGGACGATGGCACCATGGTCGTAGTTGAGGATGCAGCAGACCTAATTGGAAGCACAGTACGTGTTGTGGTCACCAACGTCCACGTTAGTGACACGGGGAAAATCATATTTACCAAGGTTGCTGACTAA
- a CDS encoding DUF501 domain-containing protein has translation MVQRSLDSIVEYQLDRPPRGNWWPRVFCPYGFPMVIETEPFLEDGTPFPTLFWLTCPYLKEEISRMESGPVKVDIMKRIRQDRAASTEELQSEKLYSEYLKRQGFNRELYVGGSRFPLTFKCIHALIAWYLVSHRGVAAQLVLAELERTYCKDKRCEHRHE, from the coding sequence ATGGTGCAACGGTCATTAGATTCAATCGTTGAATACCAACTGGACCGGCCCCCTAGAGGCAATTGGTGGCCAAGGGTTTTTTGTCCCTACGGGTTTCCAATGGTAATTGAGACTGAACCATTTCTTGAAGATGGCACACCTTTTCCTACGTTATTTTGGCTCACTTGCCCTTACCTAAAAGAAGAGATTTCAAGAATGGAAAGTGGTCCAGTGAAAGTAGACATCATGAAGCGAATTCGTCAGGACAGAGCTGCCTCTACTGAGGAGCTGCAAAGCGAAAAGTTGTATTCTGAATATTTGAAACGGCAAGGTTTTAACAGAGAGTTATATGTCGGCGGTAGTAGATTTCCTTTAACATTCAAGTGCATACATGCCTTAATAGCGTGGTATCTTGTCTCTCATAGAGGCGTTGCCGCGCAATTGGTGCTTGCCGAATTAGAGAGAACATATTGTAAAGATAAGAGGTGTGAGCATAGACATGAATGA
- the trxB gene encoding thioredoxin-disulfide reductase, with product MNESRLFDVFIVGGGPAGLSAAIYCARNGLRVAVASADIFGGTLNNAAIIENYPGFPEGVSGAELADRFRQHALNAGAELLEEKIEKIEKKEQYFVLHGYDTYTAKAVILAMGIDYRKLGVPGELELLGRGVSFCATCDGAFFRNKVVAVVGGGSSAFASAEYMANIASKVYLVHRRSGFRAEKVLVDRVLSHPKVEPLLNKVVKRINGQNKVESLLLEDVVTKEESVLPVDGVFIQVGHVPKTDLAKGLVNMDENGYIKVSEDMKTSEEGIFAAGDVRQGALGQIVTAAADGAIAAESAFRYINEKGL from the coding sequence ATGAATGAATCAAGGCTTTTCGATGTTTTCATAGTAGGTGGTGGACCTGCAGGATTAAGTGCTGCTATTTACTGCGCCAGAAATGGTTTGCGTGTTGCTGTTGCATCTGCGGATATTTTTGGTGGCACGCTGAACAACGCGGCTATTATCGAAAATTACCCTGGTTTCCCTGAAGGTGTATCAGGTGCTGAGCTCGCCGACCGTTTTAGGCAGCATGCCCTAAATGCTGGAGCGGAACTGCTGGAGGAAAAGATTGAAAAGATTGAAAAAAAAGAGCAGTATTTTGTGCTGCACGGATACGATACTTACACGGCAAAGGCTGTTATATTGGCCATGGGCATTGACTACAGAAAATTAGGTGTTCCTGGTGAGCTGGAGCTGTTGGGAAGAGGGGTATCGTTTTGCGCTACATGTGACGGTGCATTTTTCCGAAACAAAGTGGTAGCTGTAGTAGGAGGAGGAAGTTCTGCTTTTGCCAGCGCTGAATACATGGCGAATATAGCTTCTAAGGTTTATTTGGTGCATAGACGCTCTGGTTTTAGGGCGGAAAAGGTACTAGTAGACAGAGTTCTTTCACACCCGAAAGTGGAACCACTTCTTAACAAAGTAGTAAAAAGAATCAATGGACAAAACAAGGTCGAGAGCTTGCTTCTAGAGGATGTTGTCACCAAAGAAGAGTCTGTTTTGCCTGTTGACGGTGTCTTCATTCAGGTAGGTCACGTACCAAAGACGGATTTGGCAAAGGGATTAGTAAACATGGATGAAAATGGGTATATAAAAGTTAGCGAGGATATGAAGACGTCGGAAGAAGGGATATTCGCAGCTGGTGATGTAAGGCAAGGAGCACTTGGTCAAATAGTGACTGCTGCAGCTGACGGTGCAATAGCAGCTGAAAGCGCGTTTCGCTATATAAATGAGAAAGGTTTGTAA
- a CDS encoding ATPase domain-containing protein produces MSEKSQYECSNCGYVSSVKLGRCPQCGQFGTFIVRKPIAEQERKVNFSYTKKPQKTTPTFLPELNFVLGGGLKSGSVLLLGGEPGIGKSTLALQILGNADTDAVYVSSEETREQVLERAERIGLRNINVVSESDLGAVDLDNYGLICVDSLQTIRFGDMGAPGSPAMVKEIAGYLVKWAKESNGIALIVAHVTKEGVIAGPRTVEHMVDVVLYLEGDRTSDKRLLKLVKNRFGPSTDQILLEMQSSGLTPSEVEVSGLDRNQTGLVLSAVNTGTRFEFVQVHALVTDSYGQIPKRLSSRYPNNRLLLLTAVMQKYLRLPLYKYDIYVDLTTDFFVNDYGVDAAIVAAVYSSLKEMPISGNTLVYGEVLLTGDIRSPHPETQLDRLVRGAQLKRTNASTVVELIKELF; encoded by the coding sequence TTGAGTGAGAAAAGTCAGTACGAATGTTCAAACTGCGGGTACGTTTCCTCAGTTAAGCTGGGAAGGTGCCCGCAGTGCGGCCAATTTGGTACATTTATTGTAAGAAAACCCATAGCCGAACAAGAGCGGAAAGTAAATTTTAGTTACACAAAGAAACCTCAAAAAACAACTCCAACTTTCTTACCTGAGCTCAATTTTGTTTTGGGAGGAGGTCTCAAGAGCGGCTCAGTGTTGCTGCTTGGTGGCGAACCTGGTATAGGTAAGTCAACACTGGCACTGCAAATCCTTGGCAATGCAGATACGGATGCTGTATATGTTAGTTCGGAGGAAACAAGAGAGCAAGTTCTTGAACGCGCTGAACGTATTGGTTTGAGAAACATAAATGTGGTGTCAGAATCTGACCTTGGCGCTGTTGATTTAGATAATTACGGCTTGATCTGTGTGGACAGCCTTCAGACCATTCGTTTTGGGGACATGGGTGCTCCAGGATCACCTGCCATGGTAAAAGAAATAGCTGGATATTTAGTAAAATGGGCAAAAGAATCGAACGGCATTGCACTAATTGTCGCACACGTTACAAAGGAAGGCGTAATAGCAGGCCCTCGCACGGTGGAACATATGGTAGATGTGGTGCTGTACCTAGAAGGCGACAGAACTAGTGACAAGCGCCTACTTAAGTTAGTTAAAAACAGGTTTGGGCCTAGTACAGACCAGATTTTGCTCGAGATGCAAAGTTCAGGCTTAACTCCTTCCGAAGTAGAGGTTAGTGGATTAGATAGGAACCAAACAGGGTTAGTTCTTAGTGCTGTAAACACAGGGACTAGATTCGAGTTCGTACAGGTGCACGCACTGGTAACTGATTCCTATGGGCAAATACCTAAGCGTTTAAGCTCAAGGTACCCAAATAATCGGTTGTTGCTTCTAACGGCAGTTATGCAAAAATATCTTAGGCTCCCGCTGTACAAATACGACATCTATGTAGATCTCACTACGGATTTTTTTGTAAACGATTATGGTGTTGATGCCGCAATAGTAGCAGCAGTTTATTCCAGTTTGAAGGAAATGCCGATTTCTGGAAATACATTAGTGTATGGGGAAGTTTTGCTAACAGGTGATATAAGGTCTCCTCACCCTGAGACACAACTAGACCGATTAGTCAGAGGAGCTCAGTTGAAAAGAACAAACGCTTCCACTGTTGTAGAATTAATTAAAGAACTTTTCTAA
- a CDS encoding DNA translocase FtsK — protein sequence MARGKSKSTNQKKVVVNEPRKRTIKTKATTRSKRKKKNNSKKLFVALIVIPSILVFLSVVFYFIGKILLQSVVVWQELFTIIGLPAWLVSLILAAAVLLIIMGVVSVKRIPQPTIQAPFRPTDAFETNNSQQTPVIIDVKREKSKANDSKLSPKPMPEPTDEGLLSHTSKPEQATADTRRKFKGRTFLPPVSLLEAPTKLSFGATTETQTLAKKVQEVLDTFSIGGKVVNFITGPHVVRLEIELLAGTRVSTVTARSQDFAVRLGIPELRIDAPVAGKPNTVAIEVPNPRRQIVRLSNLMGALADKYANIALPIGLTVDGKPIIEDLTKMPHLLVAGATGAGKSVALQSFIVSFLMNFSPDDVRLVLADPKHVEFSFYQGLPHLLYPVINNPQQVLIVLKELAAEMEERYQILAQSKSRSIVDYNKANPEEKIPIIIVVVDELADIMLTAPSEMEQVVAVLASKARAAGIHLIMATQRPSVDVITGLIKANIPHRIAFAVSSQVDSRVILDVTGAERLIGAGDFLYSNPAVMKPIRGQAPFISDVEIMRVVEYWKSQPLETQLREIPMMESISGNFDSSDPIMNDVINMIKNMDRVSTSLIQRRFKIGYNRAARILDALEEQGYVGPLEGARGRKVIKH from the coding sequence ATGGCACGAGGTAAATCTAAATCTACCAATCAGAAAAAGGTTGTAGTAAATGAGCCAAGAAAAAGAACAATAAAAACAAAAGCAACCACTAGATCTAAACGGAAAAAGAAAAACAACAGTAAAAAGCTTTTCGTTGCACTAATAGTGATACCCAGTATCCTGGTCTTCCTAAGCGTGGTCTTTTACTTTATCGGAAAGATTCTTCTGCAATCTGTGGTTGTATGGCAAGAGCTCTTTACAATAATAGGATTACCTGCTTGGTTAGTAAGCCTTATATTAGCGGCTGCTGTGCTACTCATTATCATGGGAGTTGTGTCAGTGAAGCGTATACCCCAGCCTACCATACAAGCGCCGTTCCGTCCAACAGATGCTTTTGAAACAAATAACAGTCAACAGACCCCAGTAATCATAGACGTTAAAAGGGAGAAAAGCAAAGCAAATGACTCCAAACTTTCTCCAAAACCAATGCCCGAACCAACAGATGAAGGCCTGCTAAGTCACACCTCTAAACCTGAACAAGCCACAGCTGACACCCGGAGAAAGTTCAAAGGGCGTACGTTCTTACCTCCTGTAAGTCTTTTAGAGGCACCCACAAAGCTATCGTTTGGTGCTACTACGGAGACACAGACTCTAGCAAAGAAAGTCCAAGAGGTTCTAGATACTTTTAGCATAGGAGGAAAAGTTGTTAACTTCATAACAGGCCCTCACGTAGTAAGGTTAGAGATTGAGCTTCTAGCAGGGACTCGTGTGTCTACTGTAACTGCTAGAAGTCAAGATTTTGCAGTGCGTTTGGGTATACCTGAACTACGTATTGACGCACCTGTAGCGGGAAAACCCAATACGGTGGCGATAGAGGTGCCGAATCCCAGAAGACAAATAGTAAGACTTTCCAACCTAATGGGAGCCTTGGCTGATAAATATGCCAACATTGCGCTCCCGATTGGACTCACCGTGGATGGGAAGCCCATAATCGAAGACCTCACCAAAATGCCACACTTGCTGGTAGCAGGTGCTACTGGCGCGGGTAAAAGTGTGGCTCTTCAGAGTTTCATTGTGTCGTTCTTGATGAATTTCAGTCCTGATGACGTACGTTTAGTTTTAGCTGACCCAAAGCATGTAGAATTCTCCTTTTATCAAGGCCTTCCTCATCTTTTATACCCGGTGATTAATAATCCGCAGCAAGTACTAATCGTTCTTAAAGAATTGGCCGCAGAGATGGAAGAAAGGTATCAAATACTCGCGCAATCCAAGTCCAGAAGCATTGTTGATTACAACAAAGCAAACCCGGAGGAGAAAATACCCATCATCATAGTGGTAGTTGACGAATTGGCTGATATCATGCTTACAGCACCCTCCGAGATGGAACAAGTAGTAGCAGTATTGGCTTCTAAAGCAAGGGCAGCAGGCATTCATCTCATCATGGCTACCCAGAGGCCTTCGGTGGATGTTATCACAGGACTGATAAAAGCAAACATCCCCCATCGTATTGCGTTTGCCGTAAGTAGTCAAGTGGATTCACGGGTAATTCTAGACGTCACTGGAGCAGAACGGCTAATAGGAGCTGGTGACTTTCTGTATTCAAACCCTGCCGTGATGAAGCCCATAAGAGGTCAAGCTCCTTTCATCTCAGATGTGGAAATCATGCGTGTGGTGGAGTACTGGAAGTCGCAGCCTTTGGAAACCCAGCTTCGAGAAATCCCAATGATGGAGTCTATCTCAGGAAACTTTGATAGTTCTGATCCCATAATGAATGACGTGATTAACATGATAAAGAACATGGATAGAGTTTCTACATCTCTCATACAGCGACGGTTTAAGATTGGCTACAATAGGGCCGCACGTATTTTGGACGCACTAGAAGAACAGGGTTATGTGGGTCCATTGGAAGGCGCCAGAGGCAGAAAAGTCATAAAACACTAA
- a CDS encoding 2-C-methyl-D-erythritol 2,4-cyclodiphosphate synthase: MNGLILVAGGKGQRFSGGKGKAQLRVFKGWSLLDYWQVRLETLKNLFQDVVVVTDSPMDLENIKVALPGSSRKESVANGFEKLARVDKVLVHDAARPLATDTLFERVLAWLDLFPVVVPAIDVEDALRKKEGSSTVPFPREDLIRVQTPQGFRYEVLKAVLETSDEDVDEASVAQRLGWEIHVVGGERKNLKVTFPEDVFLQELMFRRLEGIGWDFHRFSENAPLILGGVRIEDADVGLESWTDGDVIIHAVADALLSTLGQGDLGTLYPNSQLWKGGSSTDILADVMERMRKKHVLLEKATVLLLADKPMLKHWIDPITRNLSSLLNAPVYLSVTRSEGIIGKDLNGMISLSFVNCVEVKR; the protein is encoded by the coding sequence ATGAACGGCCTGATTTTGGTTGCTGGTGGTAAGGGACAAAGATTTTCCGGCGGCAAGGGAAAGGCTCAGCTAAGAGTCTTTAAAGGTTGGTCTTTATTGGATTATTGGCAAGTTCGCCTTGAAACGCTAAAAAACTTATTTCAAGATGTTGTCGTAGTCACCGATAGTCCCATGGACTTAGAGAACATAAAAGTCGCACTTCCAGGGAGTTCAAGGAAAGAATCTGTGGCAAATGGTTTTGAGAAACTTGCAAGAGTAGATAAGGTTTTAGTCCATGATGCTGCACGGCCGCTTGCGACTGACACTCTGTTTGAGCGTGTATTGGCATGGCTAGACCTTTTTCCAGTGGTGGTTCCAGCTATAGATGTTGAAGACGCTTTAAGAAAGAAAGAGGGAAGTAGTACGGTGCCTTTTCCTAGAGAGGATCTCATCAGAGTACAAACGCCACAGGGTTTCAGGTATGAGGTACTAAAAGCGGTGCTAGAAACATCAGATGAAGATGTTGATGAAGCAAGTGTGGCACAGCGGCTTGGATGGGAAATTCACGTTGTGGGAGGGGAAAGGAAAAACTTAAAGGTTACATTCCCCGAGGACGTTTTTTTACAAGAGCTCATGTTTAGGCGGCTAGAAGGGATTGGGTGGGATTTTCACAGGTTTAGTGAAAACGCACCTCTTATTCTTGGTGGAGTCAGGATAGAAGATGCAGATGTGGGCCTAGAATCTTGGACTGACGGCGATGTAATAATTCATGCCGTTGCTGATGCTCTTCTATCAACTTTAGGACAAGGTGACTTAGGAACCCTCTATCCCAATAGCCAGCTATGGAAAGGTGGTTCTTCTACCGACATTTTGGCTGATGTAATGGAAAGAATGAGAAAGAAACATGTTCTTTTGGAAAAAGCCACAGTTCTGTTGTTAGCAGACAAACCAATGTTGAAACACTGGATAGATCCTATCACGAGAAATTTATCCTCGTTATTGAACGCCCCAGTCTACCTTTCAGTTACGCGAAGCGAGGGGATAATCGGAAAAGATCTGAATGGCATGATTTCATTATCTTTTGTGAATTGTGTTGAGGTGAAAAGATGA
- the pyk gene encoding pyruvate kinase, which produces MKLVKIVVTTGPSLEDLDKIREAAKAGADVFRLNLSHGSYDEHIKRIENIRAVEKEIERPLAILADLQGPKIRITSTVTEEGIALQEGKDIKLRYGSDACTGEVLYVDYPYLVEDVEVGSLVYLDDGKIQLRVISKDNHELTAQVVAGGIVTSHKGISFAGARLRLPALTEKDLKDLDFLCTQDIDFVGLSFVREPEDVMDLRRRLDKAGRNDVGIIAKIERHEALEDLNAIVDVSDAIMVARGDLALDIPLEDLALVQKEIIRICVEKCKPVIVATQMLDSMIERPFPGRAEITDVANAVMDGSDAVMLSGETAFGKYPILAIETMKRIIETAETYPFRTPNFLTPKSVREALVESAVRIAERSGAELLVVATETGASARITSAFRSVVPILAVTHNDRLQRQLCLSRAVIPIKTEASASAEEVLKTSVKWSLDHRIANKGDLLLYIFGDLTGVAGSTNSVKIYRIPTVIGNVEILKPSKGYMVGHYLKRLNGIAYYESGKGEKQFFGKGDKEGDLFGKVVWIQEPNDGAVITVDLETGKIYNGHYVL; this is translated from the coding sequence ATGAAGCTGGTAAAAATCGTTGTTACTACGGGACCATCCCTAGAAGATCTGGATAAAATAAGGGAAGCAGCTAAGGCCGGTGCAGATGTATTCAGACTCAACTTGTCTCACGGTTCGTACGATGAGCATATTAAAAGGATTGAGAATATAAGAGCTGTTGAAAAAGAGATAGAAAGGCCTTTAGCCATCTTAGCTGATTTGCAAGGGCCAAAGATCAGGATTACAAGCACTGTAACAGAAGAGGGGATTGCTTTACAAGAAGGTAAGGACATTAAGCTGCGCTACGGTTCAGATGCGTGCACTGGAGAAGTTCTGTATGTAGATTATCCTTACTTGGTAGAAGATGTGGAAGTTGGTTCTTTGGTTTATTTGGACGACGGCAAGATTCAGCTTCGAGTAATTTCAAAAGATAATCATGAACTAACAGCTCAAGTAGTTGCAGGAGGTATTGTTACATCCCACAAAGGTATTAGCTTTGCAGGTGCTCGGCTGCGTCTTCCGGCACTGACAGAGAAAGATCTGAAAGACCTAGATTTTCTGTGTACGCAGGATATCGATTTTGTTGGCCTGAGTTTTGTTAGAGAGCCCGAAGATGTAATGGATCTTCGTAGACGACTTGACAAAGCTGGACGCAATGACGTTGGTATTATTGCAAAAATCGAAAGGCATGAAGCACTTGAAGATTTGAATGCAATCGTGGATGTGTCAGACGCGATCATGGTTGCTCGTGGCGATCTAGCTCTTGACATTCCATTGGAAGACTTGGCTTTGGTGCAAAAAGAGATTATAAGGATATGTGTTGAAAAATGCAAGCCTGTTATTGTAGCAACGCAAATGCTTGACTCCATGATAGAAAGACCTTTCCCAGGTAGAGCAGAGATAACGGACGTTGCTAATGCAGTCATGGATGGAAGCGATGCAGTAATGCTGTCTGGTGAGACAGCTTTTGGGAAGTATCCCATTCTAGCTATTGAAACCATGAAACGTATAATCGAAACTGCTGAGACATATCCGTTTAGAACACCTAATTTTCTAACGCCAAAATCCGTAAGAGAGGCACTTGTGGAAAGCGCAGTACGGATTGCTGAACGTAGTGGAGCAGAACTTCTAGTGGTTGCTACTGAGACTGGGGCCTCTGCGCGAATTACTTCTGCCTTTCGTTCTGTGGTCCCCATACTTGCTGTCACTCACAACGATCGCTTGCAACGTCAGCTATGCCTCAGTAGGGCAGTAATACCCATAAAAACGGAAGCTTCAGCATCAGCAGAAGAAGTTCTAAAGACTAGTGTTAAATGGTCGTTGGATCATAGAATTGCAAACAAGGGAGATTTACTGCTTTATATTTTTGGGGACTTAACTGGCGTGGCTGGAAGCACGAACTCTGTTAAAATATATAGGATACCTACTGTCATCGGAAATGTGGAAATCCTAAAGCCAAGCAAAGGGTACATGGTGGGCCACTATTTAAAAAGACTCAACGGTATTGCGTACTATGAGTCAGGAAAAGGCGAAAAGCAGTTTTTTGGTAAAGGTGATAAGGAGGGCGACCTGTTCGGTAAGGTTGTCTGGATACAGGAGCCCAACGACGGAGCAGTTATAACCGTGGACTTAGAAACAGGAAAGATTTACAATGGACACTACGTTTTGTGA
- a CDS encoding ATP-dependent Clp protease ATP-binding subunit → MFIRFSEEARKALKDAQEEARRLNSSFVGREHLVLAMLNEDTRAYSIIDSLGADADNIRSSIEDIPMPMASSLQYPELSSEARRLLDIASEEARKLAHSYVGTEHLLLAILKEPSRVSSILNENGVFYDDVRKKVIEMGEQEPEEKGKTKTPVLDKFSKDLVSLAEKGKLDPVIGRETELNRIIEILSRRIKNNPILLGEPGVGKTAIVEGLAERIASGKVPYSLKKKRVVQLDISSIVAGTKYRGEFEERMKKILDEVKRTNGQVILFIDEIHTVIGAGAAEGAIDAASILKPSLARGEIKVIGATTYDDYRKYIERDPAFERRFQPVQVEEPSLEETKQILIGLRPIYEKFHNVKIADDAIEAAAILTKKYVKQRFLPDKAIDALDETCAKVRLANEVLPSNLRALLDEIENVRLQKQLAIDSQQFEEAAALRDKEKALKEEYSRMEEIWLYERSMDENQPTVSFDDVAYTISSWTGIPVAKLRLDDKKKLLEIEDYLHRRIVGQNEAVTAVAKAIRRSRTGLQDDRRPIGVFLFLGPTGVGKTELARALAEFMFGEEEALIRIDMSEYMEKFNVSRLVGAPPGYVGYEEGGQLTEAVRRKPHSIVLLDEIEKAHPDVFDILLQIFEDGRLTDGQGRVVDFRNTIIIMTSNLGSRDISAGTTIGFLKDQVKFENMENLVMDAVKKFFKPEFLNRIDEIVVFHHLTNDDLRQIVGIMMDELNKQLRSQNLTVKISDRMLDQIITEGYEPRFGARPLRRAIQRLVKDPLAEYMLKHENISGTLFMDFVDGEITINKVPDEEVSRV, encoded by the coding sequence TTGTTTATCAGATTTTCTGAAGAAGCAAGAAAAGCACTTAAGGATGCCCAGGAAGAAGCGCGGCGCCTTAACAGTAGTTTTGTTGGCAGAGAGCACCTAGTCCTAGCTATGCTCAATGAAGATACGAGGGCATATTCAATAATCGATTCTTTAGGTGCGGATGCCGATAATATAAGGAGTTCTATTGAAGATATTCCAATGCCCATGGCTTCAAGTTTGCAGTATCCCGAACTATCTAGTGAAGCTAGAAGACTTTTGGATATTGCCAGTGAAGAAGCACGCAAGCTTGCTCACTCCTATGTAGGCACAGAACATTTGTTACTGGCAATACTCAAGGAACCATCCAGAGTTAGCTCCATACTTAATGAGAACGGTGTTTTTTATGACGACGTAAGAAAAAAGGTCATAGAAATGGGCGAGCAAGAACCAGAGGAAAAGGGAAAAACAAAAACCCCTGTTCTGGACAAGTTCTCCAAGGACCTTGTTTCTTTGGCTGAAAAAGGAAAGTTGGATCCTGTCATAGGTCGTGAAACCGAACTCAACAGGATCATTGAGATATTGAGCCGCAGAATTAAGAACAATCCCATATTGCTTGGAGAACCTGGCGTGGGTAAGACGGCCATAGTTGAAGGGTTAGCCGAAAGAATTGCCTCTGGTAAGGTGCCTTATTCGCTAAAGAAGAAGCGTGTTGTACAGCTTGACATTTCTTCCATAGTTGCTGGAACTAAGTACAGAGGCGAATTTGAAGAACGCATGAAGAAGATCCTTGATGAAGTGAAGCGCACCAATGGTCAAGTGATTTTGTTTATTGACGAAATCCATACCGTCATTGGTGCTGGAGCTGCTGAAGGTGCCATCGATGCTGCATCCATATTGAAACCATCTTTGGCTCGTGGTGAGATAAAGGTTATTGGTGCAACAACCTATGATGACTACAGAAAGTACATTGAAAGGGACCCCGCTTTTGAACGTAGATTCCAGCCAGTTCAAGTAGAAGAACCTTCCCTGGAAGAAACTAAGCAAATTCTTATTGGGTTACGTCCCATTTACGAAAAATTCCACAACGTAAAGATAGCAGATGACGCCATAGAAGCAGCTGCCATATTGACGAAAAAATATGTGAAGCAAAGATTCCTGCCTGATAAAGCCATAGATGCGTTGGACGAAACATGTGCCAAAGTAAGGCTTGCAAACGAGGTCTTGCCTAGCAATCTCAGGGCGTTGCTTGACGAAATTGAAAATGTTAGATTGCAGAAACAGTTGGCTATTGACTCTCAACAGTTTGAAGAAGCGGCTGCATTGCGAGATAAGGAAAAAGCTCTCAAAGAAGAGTACTCAAGGATGGAAGAGATTTGGCTCTATGAACGTAGCATGGATGAGAATCAGCCCACGGTGTCTTTCGATGACGTTGCGTACACCATATCTTCTTGGACTGGCATACCTGTGGCAAAACTGCGCTTGGATGATAAGAAGAAACTATTAGAGATCGAAGATTATCTGCACCGCAGAATTGTTGGACAGAACGAAGCGGTTACTGCTGTAGCTAAAGCTATTAGAAGAAGCAGAACGGGCTTGCAAGATGATCGAAGACCCATCGGTGTCTTCCTTTTCCTTGGCCCCACAGGAGTAGGAAAGACAGAACTTGCGCGTGCTTTAGCCGAGTTCATGTTTGGTGAAGAAGAGGCCCTGATACGCATTGACATGTCAGAGTACATGGAAAAGTTCAATGTGAGCCGTTTGGTCGGCGCTCCTCCAGGATATGTGGGATACGAAGAAGGAGGACAGCTTACTGAAGCGGTTAGAAGGAAACCGCACAGTATTGTGCTTCTAGATGAGATTGAGAAAGCACATCCAGATGTCTTCGATATATTGCTTCAAATATTCGAAGATGGCCGGCTAACCGATGGTCAAGGTCGTGTAGTAGATTTTAGGAACACGATCATAATAATGACCTCGAACCTGGGTAGCAGAGATATAAGCGCAGGTACAACCATAGGATTCTTAAAAGATCAAGTCAAATTTGAAAACATGGAAAACCTTGTCATGGATGCCGTGAAGAAGTTTTTTAAGCCCGAGTTCTTAAACAGGATCGATGAAATAGTAGTATTCCATCACTTAACAAACGACGATCTAAGACAAATCGTGGGTATCATGATGGACGAACTAAACAAACAGCTTCGTTCTCAAAACCTTACGGTTAAAATCTCTGACAGAATGTTAGATCAAATAATCACAGAAGGATATGAACCAAGGTTCGGTGCTAGACCATTGAGAAGAGCTATTCAGAGGCTTGTAAAAGATCCTTTGGCCGAGTACATGCTCAAACACGAAAACATCAGTGGAACATTGTTTATGGATTTCGTAGATGGCGAAATTACAATCAACAAGGTACCAGACGAGGAAGTTAGTAGAGTTTGA